The DNA sequence GATTGATCTATGAGACGCTTGGGACACTGAATACTGCGCTCACTGAAGAAATTCTAGTAACAATCATCGTCATTCTGATCAGCGTCATGCACCTGCGAAGTTCTGTGTTAATCAGTGCTCTGTTACCACTCGCCGTGCTGATGTGTTTCATCGGGATGAAAACCTTCGGCGTAGACGCGAATATTGTAGCGCTTTCTGGTATTGCCATCGCCATCGGCACAATGGTCGATATGGGGATTATTCTCTGTGAGAATATTCTCAAACATCTGGAAGAAGCTGATCCAGACGAAGACCGATTGAAAGTCATTTTTAATGCGTCGCGCGAAGTGGCAGGCGCAGTGTTGACGGCTGTCTCCACGACCATTATCAGCTTCTTGCCGGTATTTACGATGATCGGTGCTGAAGGCAAACTATTCAAACCATTGGCGTTTACCAAGACTTTTGCTTTGATTGCATCAGTCATTGTAGCCTTAACGATTATTCCACCAGTCGCTCACGTATTGTTTACGGGGCGCTTACGTTCTGAAGCACTCAGGCGGTATCTCCACTGGAGTGTGATCATAGTTGGTATGGTTACCCTTCTGCTCGCTATTCTAGCCGCTATGCCTATGAGTTCAGACAGCTCGATAACTTACTTTTCTATTCCGTGGTGGGTCGGAGCTATTGTAATGGCATTAGGCACGTACAAACTGCTGGAATCCCGGATACCTAAAAGTCTGCATCAGTTTGGTCCCTGGTCCGCGAATGGCGTTGCTGTGGTAGTGGTGGGGCTGATTTTGACCGATCACTGGCTTCCGTTAGGACCGGACAAGGGTTTTGTTCGGAACCTGATATTCGTTGTCCTGTTGATTGGTGGTTTGCTGGCGTTCTTCCAAATCTTTCAGCGATTCATCTACGAACCGCTGCTGCGCTGGTGTCTAAGAAACAAGGCACTCTTTCTAATGATCCCCATTGTGATACTGATGCTTGGAAGCTGCGTCTGGTTGGGATTTGATCGTGTTTTCGGGTTTTTCCCCGCGCCGATTCGTAACTCGACTCCTTGGAAAGCGGTCGCCAATACATTGCCAGGGCTAGGCAAAGAATTTATGCCCCCTCTAGACGAAGGATCGTTCCTTTACATGCCAACCACGATGCCGCATGCATCAATCGGCGAGGCAATGGACGTGCTTCAACTTCAAGACCGCCTGTTGATTTCGATCCCGGAAGTAGAATCTGTTGTCGGCAAGGTAGGCCGTGTGGACAGTCCGCTTGATCCCGCCCCCATCTCGATGATCGAAACAGTCATCACATACAAGTCTGAATATGTAACGAATAAGGAAGGGCATCGTCTTAAGTTCCGTTATGATGATACCAAGAGCGATTTCATTCGGGACGAAAAAGGGAATCTTATTGAAGACCCCAACGGACGAGCATTCCGTCAATGGCGTGACCACATTCGCTCTCCCAACGATATCTGGAAGGAGATCACCGCTGCGGCAGATTTGCCAGGCACAACATCTGCACCGAAGTTGCAGCCGATAGCTGCGCGAATTGTGATGCTGCAGAGTGGTATGAGAGCGCCGATGGGTCTCAAGGTGAAAGGCCCTGATTTGGAAACCATCGAGCGTGTGGCGCTGGACATCGAACAACTTCTGAAAAAAGTACCCTCTGTAGAGGCATCAGCTGTAATTGCAGATCGAATTGTTGGCAAACCATACCTGGAAATCGATATCGACCGCGATGCTATAAAACGATATGGTTTGCACATCCGCACTGTACAGGATGTGATTGAAGTTGCCATCGGTGGGCAGAAAATCACGACGACAGTGGAGGGCCGCGAACGTTACCCAGTGAGAGTACGTTACGCACGTGAGCTACGCGACGAGATCGAGACACTTGACCGTATACTCGTACCTACACCGGCAGGACAGCAAATTCCACTCGAACAACTCGCCAAAATTCGTTACACGCGCGGTCCGCAGACCATCAAGAGCGAAGACACGTTTTTGTTAGGCTATGTGTTGTTCGACATGAAGCCTGGTAATGCCGAGGTCGATGTAGTTGAAGAATGCCAACGCTACTTAAAACAAAAGATTGATGATGGTACATTGGTTCTTCCGCCGGGAGTCAGTTACGCTTTTGCGGGTAGCTATGAAAATCAAATTCGCTCGCAAAAAACACTGATGGTCGTTTTGCCTTTAGCTCTGTTTGTCATCTTTTTGATCTTGTATTTTCAATTTCGCTCGGTCATCACCACTTCACTTGTATTCAGCGGTATCATGATTGCCTGGTCTGGCGGATTTATCATGCTTTGGCTGTATGGCCAATCATGGTTTTTAGATTTCAATCTATTCGACACCAATATGCGGACTCTGTTCCAAGTTCACCAAATCAATCTAAGCGTCGCAGTCTGGGTCGGCTTCTTGGCATTATTTGGGATTGCGTCCGACGATGGCGTGGTAATCACATCCTATCTCGATCAAAGTTTTCGAAAACGACGCATCAGCTCCGTCAAAGAAGCGCGTGATGCAACTCTCGCAGCTGGCGTGCGTCGCGTCCGACCATGCTTGATGACAACCGCGACAACGATCCTGGCCTTGATCCCTGTGCTTACATCCACGGGCCGTGGCTCTGACATTATGGTTCCGATGGCGATACCCAGCTTTGGTGGCATGCTGATCGAAGTCATGACGATGCTGGTCGTGCCCGTGCTCTATTGCAGTGTGATGGAATGGAAACTTAAGCTGGGAATCGAAGACCCGCGTTTTGAGGAAGATGCAAAAGCGTAACCTTCGACGAAGCTGTTTAAAACAGCAATTGCTTATCAGTGCTTTTCTATTACGCGGTTTATACTCAGATGAAATTCTAATATTTATCGAGTTGTAATCCCACTTCTCGTGGAATGTCCCCTTTGTTTTTCGTCGATATTTGAATAGCACTCTCTTTTTTCGAAGTGTGAATATAGCAAATTATTCGATTTAGCCTTGACCCTGTAGTATGGTACAGGCTCGATAATATCTATAGATGAAGGAAACAACCATGAAACTACTAACAATCGGAAAGGTAGCCGAGCAGGCTGGAGTCGGTATTGAAACCGTTAGATTCTACGAGCGCGAAGGCTTGTTAGAGAAACCAACCCGCTCTGCATCGGGTTACCGACAGTTCAATGTTGATGTTGTCAAACGACTCACGTTTATTAGCCGGGCCAAGGAACTTGGATTTACGTTGAAAGAAATCAAGGAACTCCTATCGTTGCGAGTGGATTCAGAAATCTGTTGTGAGGATGTAAAGGCCAAAGTTGACGTGAAGATAGCCGACATCGAAAGCAAAATTGCTACTCTCCACAAGATCAAGAAAGCCCTGGTTCGACTTTCCACGGCGTGTGGAAAGAGAAAGCAGACAGCCGAATGCGCCATTTTAGAAGCACTTGACGGTAGAAAGTCAACACTAACTCGAAAAGAATGACTATGGAACTCACTATGTCCAGGACAGCCACTTGCCCAGAATGTGGCGGCAAAAGCAAAGGAGTAAAACCACTCACACTTAGGGCGTTGCTCAAGAATGAATTCGTGAGCAACGTTGATGACGTGGAATACAAATTTTGTAATGCCACTGGGTGCAGTGTCGTTTATTTCGCCGACAGCCAGACTTTCACAAAAGATCAGCTCAAAGTACCAGTGGGAGTGAAAGAGACGCGCGGCGCACGGCCTTTGTGCTACTGCTTTGGATATTCTATAGCCACGATCAAAAAGGAACTTGAAACAAAAGGCCGGTCGGATGCTCTAGACGACATTCGGAAGAAGATGAATAATCCTGGTTGCCGATGTAAAACCGAGAATCCAGCGGGCGCATGCTGTCTTGGCAGTGTTACTAAAGGTATCGCCATTGCCACATCAGAATTAGACAAATCATCCAGCAAGTCGAATAGAGCGGATACCATAACAAAAGTAGGAACGATCCTATCTGCGATTATGGCATCCAGTTGTTGTTGGTTGCCTTTGCTATTGATTTTGTTCGGTTTTTCAGGTGCGGGGATTGCTGGCGTTTTAGAATCATACCGGCCAGTATTCAGCACTTTAACAATCGGTTTTTTGACGGCAGCATTTTATTTTACTTACTGGCCCAAGCAGACGGTCACGGGTGGCGCCTATTGTATCACCGATTGTTGCTCTAACTCCGGCACCTCGAAACGTAATCGATTTAATATGATGTCCATGAACAAAATCATGTTGTGGGCCGTGACGGTTGTTGCCGTTGTGTTTATGTTGTTCCCAAATTACATAGGTTTCATCTTGGCCAGGAGAGAAAGCGACGAGGTAATCACATCAAGTAACCCACTCATCAAAACGACCTTCGTAGCCATCGAAGGAATGCACTGCGAAGGTTGTGCTGCGATTGCTGAGAAGTCGATTATGGATGTGCCGGGAGTGTTAGCAGTAAAAGTGGACTATACCGGGAAATATGCAAACATCGCTACAGAATCATGCTGTAGTTTTCCAAATGAAGACATCCTGAATGCAATACAAACCGCCGGTTATACCGGCAAAATTCC is a window from the Gimesia benthica genome containing:
- a CDS encoding efflux RND transporter permease subunit, with amino-acid sequence MVTDSENPNLVPEPHSLLDKTIWFCLNNKLVVLLMVIVILVWGAMVAPFDWDLGSLPRDPVPVDAIPDIGENQQIVFTQWMGRSPQDVEDQIGYPLTVALLGLPEVKTIRSYSMFGFSTIYVIFNEKAEFYWSRTRVLEKLNSLPTGTLPEGVQPTLGPDATALGQIFWYTLEGYDPDGNVVGGWDLHELRTTQDWYVRYALNSAEGISEVASIGGFVQEYQIDVDPDAMRANKVSLGEVFNAVRMTNVDVGARTIELNKAEYVVRGLGFIKQVEDLEKTVLKVHDNVPITIKDVAKVTLGPALRRGALDKEGAEVVGGVCVVRYGYNPLAAIKNVKRMIGEVSPGLPTKVLIDFKKTTRKEITQYAKAHGFDAYENDLLNNSAWVQHLRSLDRNKRPEWATISQITVVPFYDRTGLIYETLGTLNTALTEEILVTIIVILISVMHLRSSVLISALLPLAVLMCFIGMKTFGVDANIVALSGIAIAIGTMVDMGIILCENILKHLEEADPDEDRLKVIFNASREVAGAVLTAVSTTIISFLPVFTMIGAEGKLFKPLAFTKTFALIASVIVALTIIPPVAHVLFTGRLRSEALRRYLHWSVIIVGMVTLLLAILAAMPMSSDSSITYFSIPWWVGAIVMALGTYKLLESRIPKSLHQFGPWSANGVAVVVVGLILTDHWLPLGPDKGFVRNLIFVVLLIGGLLAFFQIFQRFIYEPLLRWCLRNKALFLMIPIVILMLGSCVWLGFDRVFGFFPAPIRNSTPWKAVANTLPGLGKEFMPPLDEGSFLYMPTTMPHASIGEAMDVLQLQDRLLISIPEVESVVGKVGRVDSPLDPAPISMIETVITYKSEYVTNKEGHRLKFRYDDTKSDFIRDEKGNLIEDPNGRAFRQWRDHIRSPNDIWKEITAAADLPGTTSAPKLQPIAARIVMLQSGMRAPMGLKVKGPDLETIERVALDIEQLLKKVPSVEASAVIADRIVGKPYLEIDIDRDAIKRYGLHIRTVQDVIEVAIGGQKITTTVEGRERYPVRVRYARELRDEIETLDRILVPTPAGQQIPLEQLAKIRYTRGPQTIKSEDTFLLGYVLFDMKPGNAEVDVVEECQRYLKQKIDDGTLVLPPGVSYAFAGSYENQIRSQKTLMVVLPLALFVIFLILYFQFRSVITTSLVFSGIMIAWSGGFIMLWLYGQSWFLDFNLFDTNMRTLFQVHQINLSVAVWVGFLALFGIASDDGVVITSYLDQSFRKRRISSVKEARDATLAAGVRRVRPCLMTTATTILALIPVLTSTGRGSDIMVPMAIPSFGGMLIEVMTMLVVPVLYCSVMEWKLKLGIEDPRFEEDAKA
- a CDS encoding heavy metal-responsive transcriptional regulator is translated as MKLLTIGKVAEQAGVGIETVRFYEREGLLEKPTRSASGYRQFNVDVVKRLTFISRAKELGFTLKEIKELLSLRVDSEICCEDVKAKVDVKIADIESKIATLHKIKKALVRLSTACGKRKQTAECAILEALDGRKSTLTRKE
- a CDS encoding putative iron-sulfur cluster-binding metallochaperone, translating into MELTMSRTATCPECGGKSKGVKPLTLRALLKNEFVSNVDDVEYKFCNATGCSVVYFADSQTFTKDQLKVPVGVKETRGARPLCYCFGYSIATIKKELETKGRSDALDDIRKKMNNPGCRCKTENPAGACCLGSVTKGIAIATSELDKSSSKSNRADTITKVGTILSAIMASSCCWLPLLLILFGFSGAGIAGVLESYRPVFSTLTIGFLTAAFYFTYWPKQTVTGGAYCITDCCSNSGTSKRNRFNMMSMNKIMLWAVTVVAVVFMLFPNYIGFILARRESDEVITSSNPLIKTTFVAIEGMHCEGCAAIAEKSIMDVPGVLAVKVDYTGKYANIATESCCSFPNEDILNAIQTAGYTGKIPKAVENN